From a region of the Gossypium raimondii isolate GPD5lz chromosome 10, ASM2569854v1, whole genome shotgun sequence genome:
- the LOC105777794 gene encoding uncharacterized protein LOC105777794 translates to MEENYRRLKEINKKLRREIRQRMGGNLNELNINELQALEAKMDSSLLAICERKEDDGSDSLAVQLVDEKHWEDLFIVIAVSKECLEKVTQTISFLAQPRESHLLLLTGEVQRDRAAELLGLRACNFRPRHSSKLGNEFRVFTNYDPGERLGGWEQE, encoded by the exons ATGGAAGAAAATTACAGGAGGTTGAAGGAGATAAACAAAAAGCTGAGAAGGGAGATTAG GCAGAGAATGGGTGGAAACTTGAATGAACTTAACATTAATGAACTGCAAGCTCTTGAAGCTAAAATGGATTCTTCTTTGCTAGCTATATGTGAGAGAAAG GAGGATGATGGAAGTGATAGTCTTGCAGTTCAACTAGTCGATGAAAAACACTGGGAAGATCTCTTCATCGTTATTGCTGTG AGCAAGGAGTGTTTAGAGAAAGTTACTCAAACAATATCTTTTCTTGCTCAACCACGAGAATCTCACTTGCTTTTGCTTACGG GAGAGGTGCAGAGGGATAGAGCTGCAGAGCTTTTGGGTTTGCGTGCATGCAATTTTCGGCCACGACACTCAAGCAAACTTGGAAATGAGTTTCGGGTGTTCACAAACTATGACCCTGGGGAGAGATTAGGAGGATGGGAGCAAGAATAA